CTATTATGCTCATTCTTTCTTTTGGTGATTCCATTGAACAAGCAAGTCCAATCCTTAGAAGTGAAACTAAGCACTTCTCCTTAGCTGGAATAAGATTCTCATTATGTCCATCTTCTAttgaaacaagatgtgggtCCAAAATCTGTATAAGATTATCTTGAAATGAACTTTCAACAAACATATGTAGATTTTGACCATCTTCAAACATTTCATCTGTGGGTCTTCTTCCGGTGATCATTTCCAACATAAGCATCCCAAAGCTATACATGTCACCAGATGTGGATACTTCAGAACCCATTCCATACTCTACAAGATTAAGCAAAAGCATTTAATACTCTATAACTAGTAGAATGTCAAATATAAGTGATCTAAGAAAAGTCTACAAAGTACCTGGAGGAGCATAGCCAACAGTCCCTTTAATTCCAATTGTACTAGTTTCCTGATGAGATGTGTCTTCAATAACTGAGACAAGTCTTGCTATGCCAAAATCACTCACATGAGCAACCATGTCATCGTCAAGAAGGACGTTGCTTGGCTTTATATCACAATGAAGGACCACCTGCTCACATTCATGATGAAGATAATGTAGTGCAGAAGCAATATCGATAGTGATATTTAATCTATGAACAAGGTCCAACGTTCTTGGATGCTCTGAATTCACATTCCATGGATGAAGCCATTGTTCTAAACTTCCATTTTTCATGTAATCAAAAACTAAAGCTTTAAATTCTTGACCTTTATAATCAGTACCAGAACAACATGTTAAAATCTTGGCCAAATTTCGATGTCTAACATTCTTGAGTGCATTACATTCGGCAATAAAACTCTTATCAGCTCCCTTCTTTTTAAGGTTCAGAACCTTGATAGCAACAGATTTATCTTGTGATACGAGAATTCCTTTGTATACGGAACAAAAACTTCCTGATCCAATCAAGTTTCCATCTGAGAATCCATCAGTTCCTTGATGTAGTTCTTGGTATGAAACCTTAACTAGCTGGTCAGTTGTAGGTGTATCAGAAGATAATTTCATGTTTCTTTTCCTTACCCAGTAGATGGTTAGAATAAATATCAGTATAATAATGAAAATGACACTAATTATCACTGCTACCAACTTCAACTTGAGGTGTTTTGTAGGTTTTATAACTTTGATAGGGCATGGCGGTAGATGCAGCTCTAAAACTCCTCCACAAAGCTTATTGTTTCCAATCATTGCTAACCTGCTTGCATTTTGAAAGACACCTTTCATTGGAACCTCACCTTCCAACATGTTGAAAGATACATTGAAGTATTCTAGGAAAACAATATTCTGCAAACTTGTAGGAATTGATCCAGACAACTGATTTCTTGACATGTCTAAATATTGAAGACCTTTGAGAGATGCCAAAGTGAAAGGTATTGTTCCGAGGAAAAGGTTTCCTTGCAAATGAAGGTATTCTAAGTTTATGCAATCCCCAATGGTTCCTGGAATGCCACCTGAGAGATGATTTTCAGAGACATCTATTGTACCTATATTTTTTAGCAAACCTACTTCATCAGGTAAACTACCACTCAATGAATTTTGTGACAAGTCCAATCCCTTTGTTAAGgaataaattctaaaaatttcTAAGGGTATGGCTCCTCGAAGGTTGTTTAGTGACAGGTttaaaaattgcaacttttggcATTCCCCTATACTTAGAGGAATATTCCCTTCTAATAAATTTTCTTCCATACGCAAAACAAACAACTGACTGAGGTTTCCTATGAAGGCCGGTATATCCCCTGATAACCTGTTTCCTCCCAATCCTAAGTATTGTATCTTTTGAAACATCCTAAAAGTTTTTGGAATCGTTCCTTCTAAACGATTATCTTCCATGGTTAAGAGAATCAAGCTAGTTAGATTTCCTAATTCTATAGGAATTTTACCATATATTTGATTACCCCCAATATATAATTCACTTAGTCCAGGGGATAAGTTACCTATCAAATTTGGCAAACTACCTccaaaattgttgttggttaCAGAGAGAGAGTACAACTGGCTACAATTTGCTAATGATTTTAAAAACTCTAAATCCTTACTGGAATTGTCACCTAATTTGTTATCTTGCAAACTTAGCGACCAAAGTTTCTGTAGCTTCCCTAGACATGGAACTTGTCCGACAAAATGGTTACCACCAATATCAAACCTTATCAAAGTATAAGCATTTGCAATGGAAGTTGGGATTGGACCAGAGAATTGATTTCCTCCAATTCCATAGAAATAGAGGTTAGGGAGAGTGTTGAACATATTGGGCGGAAGAGAGCCACTAAAGCTATTCGCTGCAACTGAGATCCCCGTAAGAGATGACATATTATaaagacaagaaagaaatgtACCAGACAATTTGTTGGCATGCACTGCTATAAACTTCAACTGTTTTAAGAAGCAAATTTCACGTGGAATATTTCCTACCAAGTTATTATAaccaattgaaaaaatattaagagatgAAAGATTCCTTATGGATGGTGGGATTTTTCCAGATAAATTGTTTGTTCCGATATAGAAAATGTGAAGCTTTTGAAGAGAGCCAAATTGGCTAGGTATTTTTCCAAAAAGTTTGTTTCCTTCTAAGTCTACGCTTTTGAGCTCAGAGCAGTTTGTCAAGTTTAAAGGAAATTCTCCAACCAGAGAGTTGTTGGATAGAAGAAAATATCTTAATCTTGACAAACGACCCAACTCTTGTGGAATGTTTCCattgaaattgttgttttcaaggTTAAGAAATCTCAAACGAGAAAGATTACCAATATATGGAGATATGGATCCATGCAACTTGTATCCTGACAGCTTCAACTTGGTAACTCTTTGATGCTTGGGACTGCATATGATTCCATTCCAGTTGcaaaagtgagttgaactatTCCATTTATTTAGGATACCATATGGGTCACTAGATATTAATTGCTTGAATTGGAGCAATGCCAAATGATCGGTTTGGTTTCCTAGTGCCACTGCCACAGTTCTGTTTGGGCCAAACCACATTAAGGCTAAGGTAAAGAGATGAAGGTATACATACCAAGACATAGGTAACATCAAAATATAAGGCTTCATTTGGTTGATGAGCTATACAGAGGGTGTTCTTTTTTGGGGGGTGATCAGAGAGCTAGAGGCATGGCCGTCCCTATGAAATAGGAGGCTCGGCTCTCTATTTAAAATAGACGCCAATAAATAAAAACGcaatttttttgtgtagttaagctttattaaaaaatcagaatcagaatagtttctaaacatgaaacgaaatacaaaaaaattaagtgaaagagaggtAGAATTTACTAACGGTGCCGTTTGGATTGATTACTTATCCGTTGTGGGAAAGGGGATAACGaatgatttttgtgaaaaataaatgattgttgtgattctttcaatgaaataacttttcaaattaactgattaagtgattatacaaattgggGGTGGTTTGATAGTACCATATTTATGTTCAGATAGGAGAACTAAAgtctagaaaaaactcaaacgtgtaaaaaaagaacatatattttttatttaaatgggGGTGGGTATTAGAGTTGATTTTTCTAAAGCCCATAGCTTTTGGAGGCCCGGCTTGATTGAGCACCTTGCACTCCCTCAAGGCCGGGCCTGGCTAGAGGGTGTTGATAATTAGGCCGGAATGCAATGCATGGTGATTCCTTCTCTTTGAGAATGCATTTAAATGCTAGATTCAACGTGAAGTACGAaatgcaaaatttaattttgtgaatGGACACGTAAGaaataatgattaaataataagatcaaaatttgttgtatttaaaacatttttagtatgaaaattatttataatatcaaattttatttaatatatgttgatgaaatattctttaaaaaaatgttgattaaataaaattctaaaattatattttttttttgaaaactttaataattagaattgataatttgtttttttgaataataattataagtGATAATTAAAAGGCAACAATATATTAGAATTTGAACCCAAGAGCACTTAGATGAGATGGAACGGGTCTCTTCTAGATTAACCAAGGTCCTGGGTTCGAATCCAGCCTTGGGCATGCAGCAgtgttaaaactcttagggagaGTCTGCCGCCCATTTG
Above is a genomic segment from Medicago truncatula cultivar Jemalong A17 chromosome 5, MtrunA17r5.0-ANR, whole genome shotgun sequence containing:
- the LOC11407070 gene encoding probable LRR receptor-like serine/threonine-protein kinase At3g47570; protein product: MKPYILMLPMSWYVYLHLFTLALMWFGPNRTVAVALGNQTDHLALLQFKQLISSDPYGILNKWNSSTHFCNWNGIICSPKHQRVTKLKLSGYKLHGSISPYIGNLSRLRFLNLENNNFNGNIPQELGRLSRLRYFLLSNNSLVGEFPLNLTNCSELKSVDLEGNKLFGKIPSQFGSLQKLHIFYIGTNNLSGKIPPSIRNLSSLNIFSIGYNNLVGNIPREICFLKQLKFIAVHANKLSGTFLSCLYNMSSLTGISVAANSFSGSLPPNMFNTLPNLYFYGIGGNQFSGPIPTSIANAYTLIRFDIGGNHFVGQVPCLGKLQKLWSLSLQDNKLGDNSSKDLEFLKSLANCSQLYSLSVTNNNFGGSLPNLIGNLSPGLSELYIGGNQIYGKIPIELGNLTSLILLTMEDNRLEGTIPKTFRMFQKIQYLGLGGNRLSGDIPAFIGNLSQLFVLRMEENLLEGNIPLSIGECQKLQFLNLSLNNLRGAIPLEIFRIYSLTKGLDLSQNSLSGSLPDEVGLLKNIGTIDVSENHLSGGIPGTIGDCINLEYLHLQGNLFLGTIPFTLASLKGLQYLDMSRNQLSGSIPTSLQNIVFLEYFNVSFNMLEGEVPMKGVFQNASRLAMIGNNKLCGGVLELHLPPCPIKVIKPTKHLKLKLVAVIISVIFIIILIFILTIYWVRKRNMKLSSDTPTTDQLVKVSYQELHQGTDGFSDGNLIGSGSFCSVYKGILVSQDKSVAIKVLNLKKKGADKSFIAECNALKNVRHRNLAKILTCCSGTDYKGQEFKALVFDYMKNGSLEQWLHPWNVNSEHPRTLDLVHRLNITIDIASALHYLHHECEQVVLHCDIKPSNVLLDDDMVAHVSDFGIARLVSVIEDTSHQETSTIGIKGTVGYAPPEYGMGSEVSTSGDMYSFGMLMLEMITGRRPTDEMFEDGQNLHMFVESSFQDNLIQILDPHLVSIEDGHNENLIPAKEKCLVSLLRIGLACSMESPKERMSIIDVTRELNIIRTVFVDGETN